The DNA window TCAGCACCGGATTATTCTTAGTGCGGCGCGAAAGCACCTGAATCACGCGGCGGATCTCTTCGTCGCGTCCGATCACCGGGTCCAATTTGCCCTGGGAGGCGGCTGCCGTCAGGTCCCGGCCATATTTTTCGAGGGATTCGTAGGTATCTTCTGGGTTCTGTGTGGTCACGCGTTGGGCTCCTCGGACGCTCTGGATGGCCGCTTCGAGTTTGTCCTTGCGGGCGCCGGCTTCTTTCAGCAGCCTTCCTGTGGCTCCACTATCTCCTGTTGCGGCCAGAAGAATGTGCTCCACGCTCAGGAAATCATCCTTACGCTTTTTCGCTTCCTCCTCTGCATCGGAGAAGAGCTTGGTAAGCCGGCTCGTGATGTAGACCTGATCGGGTCCGCCGCTCGGAGTGGAAACCTTGGGCAGCTTGTCGATCTCGCGTTCCAGCCGCTCCTTCAATAATTCAGGCTGGATCTCAGCTTTCCTGAGAATCGCCTGCGCCAACCCATTCTGTTGTTCCAGAAGGGCGACGATTTCATGTTCCACGTCAACTTGCTGGTTCTGTTGGCGAAGCGCCAATCCCTGCGCTGCACGCAGTGATTCTTGAACCTTTTCTGTGAAGCGATTGAAGTCCATAATGCCTTACATCCTTAGAATAGGTCATTAGTCTTATATTGTCTATTTATATGAGTGCTTATTGCTAATATATTTTCTGGCGTGGTGGCAACACACTGCGTATATCCTGTCAGGAGATGAAGTTCGTCGCTCTGTTTCTGTTTGTCACACTTCTCGGATGTAATTCGGGGTCCGAAGGGACTCCGGCGAGTCCGGAAGAAGCGAAAGACTACATCCGGAATTTGGCTTTGAGCGGAGTGGAAATGAAGGCCGCGGAGAGTTTCGGCGGTCAGCAGCTGGTAGAGATTACCGGAAAGATTACGAACCGGGGGGAGAAACCGCTCCGCCGGGTCGACCTGATCTGCATCTTTCATGATCCCTATCAGCAGGTGGTCCTCCGGGAGACCGTCTCGATTGTCCGCCCGGATCGCGGTGGCTTGAAGGCGCATGAAACCAAGGACTTCCGTTTGCCTTTTGATCAGATTCCCAAAAGCTGGAGCCAGGCGATGCCGCAAATGGTCATCGGTCGCGTGGTCTTCGAGTGAAGCCCAAAATTCACTTGATCGAAGATGACCCGGACCAGCGGCAACTCCGGGGCATGTTGTTGGAGGCGAAAGGCTACACGGTTGTCGAGGTTCACGATTCCCCGGATCTGGTTCTGATGGATCTGCGGATTCCGACCCTGGCTGATGGCCTCGCGAAGATCCGCGCATTGCGCAATTCTGAAGAAAGCCCGAAAGTGGTAGTGTTGAGCGGCGCGGTGGAAGAACTGCGAGGCAGGGAAGAAGGGGCTATGGTGGACGCGATTTTGGAAAAACCTTGTTCGACGGGATTACTCTTTCGGACTCTCGAGGCTTTGCTGCTCCTGCTGCTGTTTGCAATGACGGGATTGGGCCAACCGGCGGATTTGAAGCGTCACGCGCCGATTCTCTACCAGCGGGCCGACACCATCGGCACGCAATCCGACATCCCCCTCCTGATGTATGTCGAATGGGATGCAAACGAGAACTCCCTCACCTATACGGTGATCTTTTCCAACGAAGATGGCGGCACCTCCACCCGGGCGCTGATGGCCCGCTGGGGCCGCACCACCGACATCGAGTATCTGTACAAGGTGTGGCTCAAGCCGGACGGTTCGGCTGCACGCCGCGAGATCCAGACTCGCGACCATAAGGATGTTCCTTTCAATGGCCCCTTCGAGGGCGACCGGCCCCTGCTCGTGCCGGTGACCCGCAACAATATGGTGGATGCCGTCACGGAGAAGAAGGGCGAACGCTACGATTTTGACCCCATGCTGGTCGACCTGCGCGATCACTCCCGCGAGTATGTGATGGACTTGAAGCCGGAAACCTGGAAGGTGATGCGCGAAGAACTAGCCCGCGAAGGCAAGTTGCGGCCTTACGGCACCATTCGTGGTGAAGACATCTCCGACCCCGCGAATTATGCTTACATGGAGTTCAAGTCGACCCAACGCGATGGAGGCCGGGTGGCTTTCGGCATCCAGTTGCGCGGGGCAGAGAAGCCGATGTACATGAGCCACCTCGGCGACACGCGTTTGAGCGTGGAGCGAAGCGGCTGGATGCGGCTGGCTCTCGAACTGCCTCCCAACACGAAGCTTTTTTCGGTGACGCAAGTAGGCGTTGCCTGCTACGGCAAAGGTTCCTGCTTGCTAGAGAAGATTGCCTTCCTCGAACTGGGTGGCCAACGTGGTCAGGTGGCGTTGCCGCATCCGGTCGAGATCAAGGCTGGCGAGCAATGGTTCTTCACGTTAAAGTAATCCCCCGCGCGGTGCGTAGTGAAGTGATCGGAACCATGGCCGACGGAGCCCTCAAGGTGAAGGTCGCGGCAGTGCCGGAGAATGGCAAGGCCAACGAAGAACTTTGCAAAGTGCTGGCGGCGCACTTCTCTGTAGCCAAGTCGAGCGTTGAGGTCATTGCCGGACATACCGGAACCAGGAAGCAAGTGCGCCTAGCCGGCCTTTGAAACCCAGAGGCTCGCTCTGGTTTCACGTTGTGCGCCGATGCGCGGAATTTTCCGCGCGCGGTCCAGGTCCGCCCGGAGTTGGCGGGTAATCTTTTCGGCGACATCCGCGGAGGCCCCACGGAACTTGGCTCCGTAGCTCTCTTGCGTTGTGGACCACAGGACATCGCCTTCTTTGTTGACAATCCGTACGGCGGCAACGGCTTCGTGTTTCCGCTCGGCGATTTTGACATCTTCGCTCTGGTTAAACCCAACGGAGGCTGAGTTCCGCTCCGAATTCCGGCTATTCGTGCTGCCGCGGCCGATGGCGGCTCCGCTGCGGACGCCAACCGAGTCGTGCGACGCAAATTGATCGGTAAAAACCAAATCTTCGGCGGTGCCTCGGAGAAAAGCGTCGGCCCGCTCGGGGTTTTCGGTGACGGTAAAGAAGCCGGCGGCCTGGATGGCGGCGATAATCATGTCGCGAATTTGCAGGGCGGCCTCTCCTCCACTGAGTTCCTGGATGTGCAGCCGGCGGACCGCCGCCAGTTGGGAGAGCCCATCTTCCAGTGGAGTGCCGGGCGGGGTGACTCTTGCGGCGTCTGCCATGCCGGGAGTGTTGTGTTCGGCGCCCACCAGGGCCATGCCGCTCCAGCCAAAACTGAGCAATAGCTGCTTAGCTGCGGTACGTCTTCCTTGCTTCATCATCTTGAACGACCACCTTTAATCCGGTCCGTGCTTCCAGGCTTGCGAGCGTGGGCCGCACAATGCTTTTCGGCAGTTGCAGCACGATCGCCTGGTCGGAACCTTTGGAGTCTCGAAAATGTATTGTCAGGTAGTGATCTCGTTTCTTTGCCAGGAGAAACATCGGGGAGATCAGCAGGGCTTCTAAATATCGCCTGTCTACTTTTTGCCCATATTCGAGAGAGCGGACTTGCGCGTAGGGAATCTCGACAAGTTCCTGTCTGAAGCCGAAAGACATCACTTCGGCGCGATTCATTCCCAAAACGCCATCCTGGCCACTCTTAAAGTTCGCCAGGGTTCCACCCACGAATTTGGCTTTGGTTTCCGCAGCGTCGGCGGTAACCAGCGAGACGATGAGTAGCACCATCCATTTCAGGCTCTGCAATGTTGTATTCCCTCTGGGAATATAGTTATGCAGACTAGAGAATCTTCTCGCTTGAATTGTTTCGAGACTAACAGGTCCTGGATTGGGGCGGCATCCTGTGAATGCGGGTATTTCTTGGAACTGATGGGGGTATCCGGACCCACCTTTCGAAGCCCGGGCCGAAAGTGCTGCATCCTAATAGACAGATGATCATTTCTCCGGACACGCAACGTGAGCAAAGAATCCCGCCGGGGCAGAGTCAGACCGTCAAGTGGCCGGTATTAGATGCGAACGGCACTCCGCCGATTGACCTGAGCAAGTGGCGGTTGGACATTTTCGGACTGGTCGAGCGCGAAGTCAGCCTCAGTTGGGAAGACTTTCTCGCACTCCCCCGGGCTCAAGTTTTTGCGGATTTCCATTGTGTCACCCGCTGGAGCCGTTTGGACAATACCTGGGGTGGCGTCTTGGTTTCTACCTTGATGGAGCTGGCTGGCGGGGTCAAGCCGGAGGCCAAGTTTGTCAGTGCTCTGGGTTATGACTACGGGTGGACGACGAATCTTCCGATTGCGGATTTTCTTTCGGCCGATGCGCTGGTCGCCATTGACCACGACGGCATTGCCTTGGCGCCGGAACACGGCGGGCCGGCCCGATTGATTGTCCCTCAACTCTATGCTTGGAAGAGCGCGAAATGGTTGGGTGGCCTCGAGTTGCTGGCTGAAGACAAGCCGGGTTTCTGGGAGCGGAACGGATATCACAATCACGGGGATCCCTGGAAGGAGGAGCGTTTTGGCTATTAGTCGACGTTTGCTGTTCAGCGCGACGGGCGCGGCTTCTCTTGCGGCTCTCGGCTATGCCGCCTACAAACAAGCTCCGCCCTTCTTTTGGAGGCAACTGTACGACGATATGTCTCGTGTCATTCCAGAAGCACCCCATCGACCGACTCCAAAAGACTGGCCTGACCGGGGCCTGCATGTCGCCTGGCTGGGGCACTCGACGAGTCTGGTGAAGATCGATGGCTTCCATATTTTGATCGATCCGGTATTCAGCGATCGTGTCGGTGTCGATGTCTTCGTTGGAACGATTGGCCCCAAACGGCTTGTGAAGCCCGCGCTTACGATTGATGCGCTTCCACGCATCGATCTGGTGCTGCTCAGTCATGCGCATTTCGATCACTGGGACATTCCCAGCCTGAAAGCCATTGCCGGAAAAGAGATTCCGGTGATCTGTGCGCGGCAGACCTCCGACCTGCTGAACCCTGCCAAGTGGGGGGAGATCCAGGAGTTGGGGTGGCGTGAAAGCCGCTCGGTTGGCCCTGTCCGGGTGAAGGCGCTGGAGGTCCGGCATTGGGGGGCGCGGGTGCGGCGCGACACGTATCGCGGCTACAACGGATACCTCATCGAAGCAGGCCGCTACAAAGTTTTGTTCGGAGGCGATACAGCCTTCACGCCGCTGTTTCGCGAAGCCGCCGGCGCCAAAGCTGCGGACTTAGCGATCATGCCCATTGGTGCCTACAATCCCTGGATCCAGGCACACTGTACGCCGGAGGAGGCCATCCAGATGGCAGACTGGGCGAATGCCGATCGCATCCTGCCGGTGCACCACCAGACTTTTAGTCTCGGCGTGGAGCCGGTACGGGAGCCAATCGAGCGCTTTCTCAACAAACTCGGCAACCATACGGATCGGGTCATTCCTTACGAGATCGGGTCGCAGTGGAGTGTAATCTCTTAAGAGATGTCTCGTTTGCTATTGGTGGTTCTTGTTCTGGCCCAGATCTCTTGCCGTCAAACGGAAAAAGGGCAAGGGGGGAGTGAGGTGACTGGATCGGCTGGCAGCGCAGGCGCGCACAACGCGGCAAAAGACCTGATGCGCTGCGCGGCTCCCATCGCGACGATTGCCTTGGTGGAAGACCCGAGCGGCTATGCGTATATGTCCCGTTATGCCTTGCCATCGCCGCTCTCACTGATGCGGTTGATGATGCAGCAGAGTGGCTGCTTTCGCGTGGTTGATCGCAGTGCGGGTATTGAAGCGGCCAAGCGCGAGCAGGAACTGGAGCAGTCCGGAATGTTGCGCAAGGATCAGACCATTCGCAAGAGACAGGTGATCGAGGCGCAGTATTCGATGTTGACCAGTGTGGTCTTTAGCGAGCGCAATGCGGGGGATACTTTTGGCGGATTGGTGTCTCGCCTTCCCGTGGTGGGTCAATTCGCTGGACTTCTGGGCAACGTGAACTTCAAGGAAGCGCAGACCGTTCTTTTTGTCACGGATAACGAAACCAGCGAGCAACTGGCCAGTGCAACCGGAAGCGCACGCGCGACAGATCTGGGCGCGGGCGGCCTGGTGATCGGGAGTCTGGGTGGTTCGGCGCTGGGTGGCTGGGGCACTACGAATGAGGGCAAGGTGATCGCATCGGCACTGCTCGATAGCTTCAACAATCTGGTGCCGCAGATGAAGGTGTTGGTGGAGAAAGATCTACCTGCGGCCGTACCCACCAAGAAGCGCTAAGCCTCCAGCAATTCGAGTAACTTGGTCACCGTGCGCCAGTTGCGCGCCGTGGACATGGTCTTCAGTTTCGAGTCGAAATAGGCATTGGTCAGCTTGCTATCGGCGACGCCATTGGGCAGATGCAGATAGACCTGCTGGCCCAGCAACTGGTGCTGGTCGGGAGCGGAACGGAGCGGATCCAGTTGCGCGGCGTGTTCGGGTTTGGGAAGGTCGGCCAGAAAGACAACATGGACACGGCTGAGATCGGCATCGGGGTAAGGATTTGCCGCCAGAATCTTACGCATCTCGGCGGCATCGCGGATGGTCAACGAGGTCTTGTAGCCCGATAGCTTTTCGATCTCGAGCGGCACCTTGCTGGGGATTGCCTGCAGTACCTTTGGGGCGGCGCGGAACACAACATTCCCGCTCTGGATGTAAGTGACGACGTCGCTACAGCCTAGGTCCGTAAAGATCCGGGCTAATTCCTTCATCGGGACGACGGTGCGGCCTCCAAGATTGACTCCGCGCAGGAGTGCGACATAGCGGGTTGCCATCTTTCGATCCTAGCGCTCGTGTGTCCATTTGTGACATGATCAGCGCGATGCTGCACGCAATTCCACTTTTGATCTCCCTCTCTTTTGCACAAGCTCCGCCGAACGCCATGCGGCAGGCAACACAACTCGATCTCGAGGGTAAGTACACCGAAGCCCGGCAGTTGATCCAGAAAGAAATTGACAATGCTCCCAACCCTCGTGCGAAGGCAAATGCACAACGCACGATGGCTATGTCTTACGCCTTCGAGAGCGATTGCCAAAAGACCGGCGACTACGAGCAGCTGGTGATTGCTTACTGGGCCACTCGCGAAGCCGAGGAGCCCGCCAATGCCTTTTACCAGCAAGGGGAGATGGCGAACGAAGCGGCACGGGTTTGCATTGAGGCGGGTGTACTCGATGCGGCGGAGCGCTGGTACAAACTAGGCACGCAACTCGGCTTGAAAGAACCTGGGATTTCAGCGGATCGCAAGGCTCTTTGGGAATACCGTCTGGCCCATGCGCAAGCGAGACTTGCGGCCCGCCGTGGCAACCGGAAGGTGGCGGATGGCTATGTCGAAAAGGCCAAAGAGGCACTCGAAAGGATGACAACGCTCCGCGCCGCGCAGCAGGCCTTCCTGCCCTATCTCACCGGTTATGTGGCGCTCTATTCTGGGGATGCGGCGAAGGCCGTCGAGGACTTCCAGAAGTCGAATCTCAACGACCCCTTTATCCAGTGCCTCCTCGCCCAGGCTTATGAAAAGCTCGGTGAAAAAGAGAAGGCGCTGGAGTGCTACCGCAAAGCCTATGCCACCACGGCGCACAATCCTCCGGCTGCTTATGCCAAACCGCTCGCGCGCAAGAAGCTGAATCTCTAACGCGGCAGTGCGAAGGCGACATAACTGCCGCGAATCACTTCCGCCTTGGCCGGGGTGAGCCCAACTTGTGCCGAGGCGCAGAACACGATGTACTGCGTGCCACCGGCCTCATAAACAGCCGGAATTCCTTCGAGCGCCGCATCCACTTCCTGCTCCCAAAGCAGCTTGCCGTTGCTGATGTCGAAGGCGCGAACCTTCTTATCTCTGGTGCCAGTGAAGATCAATCCACCGGCGGTCACCACTGGCCCGACCTTCGGATAGTGAGTGCCGGTATTCTTGATGCCCTTGGCGGCCAGCTCCGGCACTTCGCCAAGCGGAATCTTCCAGGTGATGCTGCCCTCATTCAAGTCATAGACGGTGAGGGAAGTCCAGGGCGGTTTGATGGCGGCCAATCCATCGCTGGCGATCATGAAGCCGAAGCCACTCTCATAGCGCATGGCCTCCACCGGATCGCCCTTCTTGCCTTCCATGACGAGCAGGGAAGGGAGGTCCTTTGAGACGACAACCAGCGTTCCCTTGGCCGGATCGACGGCTGCTCCGCCCCAATTGGCGCCGCCATTGTTGCCGGGCATCTGGATGGTGCCGCGTTTGGCGGGCGGCGTGAAGAGACCTTCGTTGCGGGCGCTGAGAATCTGATCGCGGAACTTCGCGCGGTCTTCTTTGCTGAGGTAGGGGCTGAGGTCATCGACCGTGAAGGTCTGGCGCGCAAAGGGCGGCGGCATCGTGGGCATAGGCTGGGTGGCCCAGGCCTTTTCGCCGGGCATATCGCTGGCAGGCATCGGCTTCTCGAGGATCGGCCAAAGCGGCTTGCCGGTCACGCGATCAAAGACAAACACGAAGCCCTGCTTGCTCACCTGCGCTACGGCATCGATGTTTTTGCCCCCATGCTTTACGGTCAGCAGCTTGGGCGCCGTTGCATCGTCGTAATCCCAGATATCGTGATGCACCATCTGGAAGTGCCAGATGCGCTTGCCGGTGCGGGCATCAAGCGCGAGCAGGCAATCGCCAAACAGATTCGCCCCGGCGCGATCGGCTCCATAGAAGTTGTACTTCGCACTGGCCGTTGGTGCATAGAGGATGCCTCGCTTTTCATCGATTGACATCTCTCCCCAGACATTCGCACCCCCGACCGTTTTGCGAGCGTCCGCAGGCCAGGTCTCGTAGCCGAACTCGCCTTTCTCGGGAATCGTATGGAAGGTCCAGACCAGCTTGCCGCTGCGGACATCGTAGGCGCGGATGTCGCCCGGCGCAGAGCCGTAGCCCTGGTTGGTCGCGGAACCGAGAATCAGCAGGTCCTCAAACACGCGGCCCGGCGTGGTGGATTGCACGAGCGTGAAGCTGTTCGGGTCGCGGCCAAGACCCAGCTTGAGATCGACGCTGCCCTGGACGCCAAAGCTCTCGATCAGTTTTCCGGTGGTCGCATCGAGCGCCCGGATCGCGTGATTGCTCGCAAACAGCAGCCGCCGTTCCTTGCGGTCCTTGCTCTCCCAATAATTAATGCCGCGATTTGTGATTACCTTCGTATCCGCCGGCGGCTGGTAGCGCCAGATCTCTTTGCCGGATGTTGCCTGGAGCGCCACAATCGAGTTGTCCTTACCCATGACATAGATGGTGTTGTCGACCACAACCGGGCTGAAGGAGTAGCGTTTGCCGTCGCCAATCTCATACTTCCAGGCCAGCTTGAGCTTGCTGACATTGGAGCGGTCGATCTGTTTGAGCGCAGAATACTGAGAGGAATCGGCCCCGCCTCCGTAGTCCTTCCAGGTCAGGTGATCTTGAGCAACGGCAAGAGAAGCCAAGGCGAAGAAAAGCGCAAAACGAAAGTTCATAAATCGATTGCACAAACAATAACACGCATGGGACCGGAGTCTGGTTTACGCTGGAATTTTGTCGCCCCTCATGCATCCTCCCAAACAAGACTGGACCAAACTTCGCGTATACCCTCTGGCCGAGCGCCGCAGCCTGACGAAAGCCGATGACATTCTCATCTCTCCGGAGACGGCTCCCCAGCCCTATCCCGAAGATCTCCTGGCCTCGGTTCGCGCTTGTGCGCAGCAGATTCGCACGGCACGCGAGCGCGGCGCTGGCGTGGTTCTCATGTACGGAGCCCACCTGTTGCGCAATGGCGCGGCACTGATTCTAGGCGACATGATGAAGCGCGGCTGGGTGACGCATCTGGCCACCAACGGCGCGGCCACGATTCACGATTGGGAATACGCCTGGCTGGGCCGCTCGACAGAAAGTGTTGAGCAAAACGTCGCCACCGGTAGCTTTGGCGCCTGGGACGAGACCGGACGAAACCTCCACCTGGCAATGATGGCCGGTGCGCTGCGCGGCGAGGGCTATGGCGTTGCGCTCGGCCGCTTTATTGCCGAGGACGGTACAAACTTTCCATCCCGCGCCGAACTGATTGCCGCGATCACTGGCGACCCGACGCATCCGCTCACCGCCGCGCGGGCAGACCTTCTTGCCGCCGCTGTGCCCGAGGGGCGCGTCACGGTCGAACATCCCTGGAAGCAGGCCTCGATCCTCGCCCAGGCCTACATCCACGGCGTTCCGGTGACCGTGCATCCCGGCATCGGCTATGACATCATCGCGAATCATCCGATCTTCAACGGAGCGGTGATCGGCCGCGCCGCCGGGCACGACTTCCGGCTCTTCGGC is part of the Bryobacter aggregatus MPL3 genome and encodes:
- a CDS encoding CsgG/HfaB family protein, giving the protein MSRLLLVVLVLAQISCRQTEKGQGGSEVTGSAGSAGAHNAAKDLMRCAAPIATIALVEDPSGYAYMSRYALPSPLSLMRLMMQQSGCFRVVDRSAGIEAAKREQELEQSGMLRKDQTIRKRQVIEAQYSMLTSVVFSERNAGDTFGGLVSRLPVVGQFAGLLGNVNFKEAQTVLFVTDNETSEQLASATGSARATDLGAGGLVIGSLGGSALGGWGTTNEGKVIASALLDSFNNLVPQMKVLVEKDLPAAVPTKKR
- a CDS encoding MBL fold metallo-hydrolase; protein product: MAISRRLLFSATGAASLAALGYAAYKQAPPFFWRQLYDDMSRVIPEAPHRPTPKDWPDRGLHVAWLGHSTSLVKIDGFHILIDPVFSDRVGVDVFVGTIGPKRLVKPALTIDALPRIDLVLLSHAHFDHWDIPSLKAIAGKEIPVICARQTSDLLNPAKWGEIQELGWRESRSVGPVRVKALEVRHWGARVRRDTYRGYNGYLIEAGRYKVLFGGDTAFTPLFREAAGAKAADLAIMPIGAYNPWIQAHCTPEEAIQMADWANADRILPVHHQTFSLGVEPVREPIERFLNKLGNHTDRVIPYEIGSQWSVIS
- a CDS encoding response regulator transcription factor, giving the protein MKPKIHLIEDDPDQRQLRGMLLEAKGYTVVEVHDSPDLVLMDLRIPTLADGLAKIRALRNSEESPKVVVLSGAVEELRGREEGAMVDAILEKPCSTGLLFRTLEALLLLLLFAMTGLGQPADLKRHAPILYQRADTIGTQSDIPLLMYVEWDANENSLTYTVIFSNEDGGTSTRALMARWGRTTDIEYLYKVWLKPDGSAARREIQTRDHKDVPFNGPFEGDRPLLVPVTRNNMVDAVTEKKGERYDFDPMLVDLRDHSREYVMDLKPETWKVMREELAREGKLRPYGTIRGEDISDPANYAYMEFKSTQRDGGRVAFGIQLRGAEKPMYMSHLGDTRLSVERSGWMRLALELPPNTKLFSVTQVGVACYGKGSCLLEKIAFLELGGQRGQVALPHPVEIKAGEQWFFTLK
- a CDS encoding DUF1697 domain-containing protein, which translates into the protein MATRYVALLRGVNLGGRTVVPMKELARIFTDLGCSDVVTYIQSGNVVFRAAPKVLQAIPSKVPLEIEKLSGYKTSLTIRDAAEMRKILAANPYPDADLSRVHVVFLADLPKPEHAAQLDPLRSAPDQHQLLGQQVYLHLPNGVADSKLTNAYFDSKLKTMSTARNWRTVTKLLELLEA
- a CDS encoding sulfite oxidase-like oxidoreductase, whose translation is MIISPDTQREQRIPPGQSQTVKWPVLDANGTPPIDLSKWRLDIFGLVEREVSLSWEDFLALPRAQVFADFHCVTRWSRLDNTWGGVLVSTLMELAGGVKPEAKFVSALGYDYGWTTNLPIADFLSADALVAIDHDGIALAPEHGGPARLIVPQLYAWKSAKWLGGLELLAEDKPGFWERNGYHNHGDPWKEERFGY
- a CDS encoding DUF167 domain-containing protein yields the protein MVLHVKVIPRAVRSEVIGTMADGALKVKVAAVPENGKANEELCKVLAAHFSVAKSSVEVIAGHTGTRKQVRLAGL
- a CDS encoding pyrroloquinoline quinone-dependent dehydrogenase, translated to MNFRFALFFALASLAVAQDHLTWKDYGGGADSSQYSALKQIDRSNVSKLKLAWKYEIGDGKRYSFSPVVVDNTIYVMGKDNSIVALQATSGKEIWRYQPPADTKVITNRGINYWESKDRKERRLLFASNHAIRALDATTGKLIESFGVQGSVDLKLGLGRDPNSFTLVQSTTPGRVFEDLLILGSATNQGYGSAPGDIRAYDVRSGKLVWTFHTIPEKGEFGYETWPADARKTVGGANVWGEMSIDEKRGILYAPTASAKYNFYGADRAGANLFGDCLLALDARTGKRIWHFQMVHHDIWDYDDATAPKLLTVKHGGKNIDAVAQVSKQGFVFVFDRVTGKPLWPILEKPMPASDMPGEKAWATQPMPTMPPPFARQTFTVDDLSPYLSKEDRAKFRDQILSARNEGLFTPPAKRGTIQMPGNNGGANWGGAAVDPAKGTLVVVSKDLPSLLVMEGKKGDPVEAMRYESGFGFMIASDGLAAIKPPWTSLTVYDLNEGSITWKIPLGEVPELAAKGIKNTGTHYPKVGPVVTAGGLIFTGTRDKKVRAFDISNGKLLWEQEVDAALEGIPAVYEAGGTQYIVFCASAQVGLTPAKAEVIRGSYVAFALPR